One Rosa chinensis cultivar Old Blush chromosome 5, RchiOBHm-V2, whole genome shotgun sequence genomic region harbors:
- the LOC112166772 gene encoding 29 kDa ribonucleoprotein, chloroplastic yields MTAMISGSNSNSGLGFGVESNSLGSSSKFSDFLAPQGLRVVGLESDSDLDKNEFKSGGRRAAKVTRRMMRFSVTTPFRTSSRTRRFSVTRPVSPISCLTSSSSSKTFPSLSLTELFEGAGNVEMVEVIYDKMTGRRRGFGFVTMSSAQEVEAAARQFNGYVSHHFVSMICVCICEKVKKIV; encoded by the exons ATGACGGCAATGATATCAGGGTCAAATTCCAATTCGGGGCTAGGGTTTGGGGTGGAGTCAAATTCTCTGGGTTCCAGCTCTAAATTCAGTGACTTTCTAGCTCCACAAGGGCTTCGAGTTGTTGGGTTGGAGTCCGATTCAGATTTGGATAAAAATGAATTCAAAAGTGGAGGTAGAAGAGCGGCGAAGGTTACCAGGAGGATGATGAGGTTCTCAGTGACGACGCCGTTTCGAACTTCGAGCAGGACGAGGAGGTTCTCAGTGACGAGGCCGGTGAGCCCAATTTCTTGCCTGACCTCAAGCTCTTCATCGAAAACCTTCCCCTCACTGTCGCTAACTGAGCTCTTCGAAGGTGCTGGAAATGTTGAGATGGTTGAG GTGATATATGACAAGATGACTGGGAGAAGAAGGGGATTCGGGTTTGTGACCATGTCGAGTGCTCAGGAAGTAGAAGCAGCTGCTCGACAGTTCAATGGCTATGTGAGTCACCATTTTGTGTCTATGatttgtgtgtgtatatgtgAGAAGGTGAAAAAAATtgtttga